The Anopheles moucheti chromosome 3, idAnoMoucSN_F20_07, whole genome shotgun sequence genome contains the following window.
CGAATAATATTATCATGCCCGAAGGTGTAATGACTTCAAAGGAACGGGTTATTGCAAACACATTTCCCGCACACGTGAAACCGAATGCAACCGTCCAGGTGGTGATCACTACGATCCTCAATCCCAGGCACATGTTTGTACATTTCAAGGAACACATCGACCAGCTACTTAAACTGGCGCCACACATTGATAAGATCTACAATGCAAAGCTGACTGCCTACGAGTGGCTTATACCGGAAAACATGATAGAGGTTGGATTATACTGTGCCGCCCTATACCACGGCCAATGGTATCGAGCGCAGGTGATGGGTCCGGTAAACTTTCAACGTGTTCTGCTGCTGTACATCGATTACGGTTACCTGCGATATGTACCATTGACGGAAATAAGATTTTTGACAAGAGAATTGGCTTCCATACCGCGCCAAACCGCACGCGTAGCgctgaaatatttaaaaccatcGTACGGAACTTGGAGCAGAGAATGCTGTACACAGCTGGCCAATTTGGTGCATCGCAAAGTGTTTCAAATGCATGTAATCGATATTGATGCAAAGGTAGCTAGATCGGAGGGCTCTGAAACGCGTTCACATTACTAACGGCGTCGTGTTTGTACTTTTCAGGAAAATCTGCTGGACGTTATTCTTACCAATGCCACAAATGGTTCCGTAGATTCGTTTGTGCACACGAGGGACGACAGTAATCTGAACCGACAGCTGGCAATGCGAAATGATATTGTATGGTCAGCAGATTAATGAAACGCTACGGACAATCGCATGCTAACTACGCGATCCAATAGGAAGACATTCATCGTGCCTGAATGTTGTACAACTAACCATAGACAACATTTATTTGCATATGTTTAAAACATTGATTTGACAACTATGAGCAGAGGTTATCTTTTTAACAAGTGTACACTGTATTCGAAcgttatgtttaaaaaaataaaaacgttgttaaatttgaattaaataaaagacaGTGACATTGCTGTTTCAGTTtcttccatcttccttacactagcgatcgctctcacgggtttgatagtatggcCGTGCACCTAATCTCACCTCTCGTGGCCTTGCACCTAATGATTTGTGTAGCAATAAAAGCATGAGGAAATAGGTGACTCGGCTGTAGACATGTAGAGTTGCACTTTAAAACTTGACCTAATACATGTCATCTTGGATTAAAAACAGATTTTCGTTAATCGTGATAACTGACTGTCagtcaatttattttcattaaccAGTAAGAAAAATAGTGGCAATATACATCAATCCAACTATCCTTAGCGCAGGGATAACagattaattgttttattactttttcacTTACAAATCGTATAAATATGCCCGTTTGACGCCATCTACATTCTACCGCTTAAACCATACATTTGATGATATCAAATGTGCAAACGATCGATGAATGTGCCCTCTATAGTTGATCTTCTGATAGAGAAACCTAACTAGTATCATAGGTATCCACAGAAAAGTTACTTCGACCCGTGAAGTTGAATGAATACGCCATGTACAGGAGAACCACAGTTCCAATTCCCTGTTGCTATATAAAAGGTATATGCAGAATTAGAAGAGTGTACGTTACGCGCATCTCCGGACATTGTTATTCTTCAATAAAACAGAAGGATAAATGGGGGAGCTACATCTTCGTCCACTGGCCGATAAAACTAAATTGTTCTATATGTTTTGAACCATTAAGTACCGTGGAATGCAGCAAAATTAATGCTTTACAATGGCAGTTTTTTCGTGTCCGTTTTGAAGCCGGGTGAAATATCCTAAATCATCttactttttgttgttgttttttgacATTCGTCGGCAATCCTAGCAATTCGAATTTGCATAGCTGCAACGCTCTTAACATTGATCAATCCGCATTTAACCAATCAATTCCATTTTCGTCCTTGGGACGCTAACATTTCAAACATTCGTTCGTATTTTGTACAAGCTTCCGGACTGATACTATACACAACAATAATTCCATACCTTATGGATTGTACTGAAATTGGTTGTACCAACTTGACAAATCATACCTATTTGTAGCATTGTTAAATGTATTAGAAGACAGATATTTGTTATTATATCCATTACTCATGGAGTTTCCCATGCCGTAGTTCCATTGATTTGGATATCCTCCTCCTGCAGCATAACTGTTGAAGCCCATGGCATTGTTATAACACATATTATTGTTCCATCCCCAGTTTGGTGCATAAGTACCATTCCAATTTCCATTACCATAACCGGAATAGTTATTCATGTTGTAATTTTGGGGAATCGCTTGGTTGTGACGACTGTTCCTTGCAGTGGACGACTGTTGCTTCACATTTCGCTTGCGCTGTTTGTTGTACTCCTGCATATTATTTGGGTAGTATTGTTGGTTGCACTGCTGCACATAATTGTGGTAGTACTGTTGATTCTGCTGAGCATTGTTTTGGTAGTACTGTTGGTTACACTGGGGCTCATAATTTTGGTTATACTGTTGGTAGCATTGTTGCGCATAATTTTGGTTATACTGTGGGTTGCATCGTTGCGCATAATTTTGGTTATACTGTGGGTTGCACTGTTGCGCATAATTTTGATAGTACTGCTGGTGGTTAGACtgttgcatattattttggtAGTACTGCTGGCAAGACTGGTGCATATTATTTTGGTAGTACTGCTGGCTAGACTGGTGCATATTATTTTGGTAGTACTGTTGATTATTACAATACGAcgtgtttgctgtttgatgGTAAAGATTATTCAATGATCTGTTGTACAACAATTCATTCCAATTATATTGGCCATTCTGTTGTGCAGTTGACGTGCTGTACACTGAGTCtaaaaattgtgcaaaataataatcatcatcagAATAGTAGTTTTGCGGCGGTGCTTTGTACGCACTTTCGCGATTCGCTTTTCTGTACTGGTTTGTACTACTGTTGTTATTTCGTTGGAGTTTCGcatttgctgttttgctgcaaTTACTTTGTATTGCACTAGAAGATTTGCTTGTATAACTTTTTATCGCAACTGGCTTGCTTTCATAACTTTTAGTCGCATTATAACATTTGCTTTTGGGCAAGTGCGTTGTAGAACTCTGTTGATTGCACGAAGTTACCTTACGTTTCTTGCTTTTCTTACTTTTTTCTACCAACGAGCGtatgtgttgatttttttcggtggtaacTGGATGAATGGTGCTTTTCTGGTCATCTCCGTTCACCTACAAAAGATTGTAGCGCTTgttaaacaaatgcaacacaaATAAAGTATTTCGCCTCTTCCGTTTCTCACTTGTACGACATCGGTCAGTGTACGTAGCATAGCAAAAAGAGATTTAAAGCCATGTTTCTGGTACGGAATGCTGTATCCTTCGAGACTTTTGAAGTCGTGATCCAGTTGCGACAAAGACATTCCGCTGGCACTAGAAATGGCCAGCGAGCGAATAATTGCTTTTAACTCGTTCATGACAATAATGTCGATGTAGAGAAGAACACTTTATGCTTCGCTTTTCACCGATAGTATTTCACTCGGTGTTGGTACAAAATCCGTGGCGCAAACCTTTCTCAACTTTCTCAACAACACAGAACTGGTATTTCCAGTAAATAGATTTGACTAAACGAGCGTTATCGAGTCCGTTTCGTTAGTGTGATGAAGTAACTTTGACAGCTTGTGGTGTTGCACAGTGGGTCAATTGTCGATTggataatttttgaaaaaccTATCTCATTTACTTACATTGCAGTCAATAATAAAATTTCTAACGACAATGCAAGtgagtttaaattttaaatcaaatagATTTAATTACTCGAGCGTCCTCAGGCTCCCAAAATCCTAACTTTCTTTAAACGTTATCCCtttgaaaaaagaaatggcaAACGAATGCTATAGTGTGTACACCGCCCAATCTATTTGGTTGCTTTGTACTGTTTCTCATTTCCTGCTAAAATTGCGTTGCGCACGACAAAAACTAATCCTCCATCTTGTGGCGGGAggcaaataacaaaaacaatcttCATGCTTACTGTGAATAGATGAACGCCACGGGCTGTTCTCGAAGTCGCACACGATGGACGCCTACAGTAAATTAGCGAACTT
Protein-coding sequences here:
- the LOC128306034 gene encoding GATA zinc finger domain-containing protein 14-like, yielding MNELKAIIRSLAISSASGMSLSQLDHDFKSLEGYSIPYQKHGFKSLFAMLRTLTDVVQVNGDDQKSTIHPVTTEKNQHIRSLVEKSKKSKKRKVTSCNQQSSTTHLPKSKCYNATKSYESKPVAIKSYTSKSSSAIQSNCSKTANAKLQRNNNSSTNQYRKANRENSVYSTSTAQQNGQYNWNELLYNRSLNNLYHQTANTSYCNNQQYYQNNMHQSSQQYYQNNMHQSCQQYYQNNMQQSNHQQYYQNYAQQCNPQYNQNYAQRCNPQYNQNYAQQCYQQYNQNYEPQCNQQYYQNNAQQNQQYYHNYVQQCNQQYYPNNMQEYNKQRKRNVKQQSSTARNSRHNQAIPQNYNMNNYSGYVMLQEEDIQINGTTAWETP